The sequence below is a genomic window from Lolium perenne isolate Kyuss_39 chromosome 7, Kyuss_2.0, whole genome shotgun sequence.
GCGATGCTCCCTTCTGGCCTTGGTTCCTCACGTGAACCACTTGCTTCTGGCCAGCAGGCCAACACACGTGAAGCACTTGCTTCTGGCCAGCCAGCCTCGCTAGGAGTGACTCTACCTCGAGCTGGGCCTGGGTCTTGCTCCGTCCGAGCTGGGCTCCCGTGCAGCTCCACTATTGGGCCTCCTGGCGGACTGCCGCCTGGATTGCTCCCTCGACCACGCTCCTTGCTGCCTGATGCTGCTGATCGCCGCGGAGAGCTGTCGCCGTCGGCGTCTGAACTCATTTTGCGCGTGTCCGTGTCACCACCAAATCGAGTTCCTTGATCATCTACATGCAATTCACTGCAAACAACAGTAAACATCTCGTCCGGTTCCGTGGAGTCCCAAATCCATGATAGGTCTTCCTCGAAGACTACATCGCATGTGACAACCACCTTGTTCGTCGAGGGATTGCACAAACGGTACGCTTTCGAGCCTTCTTCATAGCCAGTCATGATCATTGGAGTACTCCTACCCGCCAAGCTTCTTTTATGGCCGGACACCGTCTTGACATGCGCCACACATCCGAAAGTGCGAAGATGATCAACCGAGGGCTTTCGTCCATACCATGCTTCGTACGGAGTCCCACCAACCATACTCCTAGTTGGCGCCCTGTTCAGCAAGTAGACAGCCGTGTTGACTGCCTCACCCCAGAACTTTCCTGGCAAGCCTTTgctctccatcatgctccgtgccaTGGCCACCACCTTATGCTTCAATTCACCACCCCGATCTATGCGTAGGGTCTTTCTCTTCGCCCTTGCTTTGACTCCTCCAGCTTCCTTGATCTTCTTGAATGCTTGTAAACCTTGATCTTTACTCTTCAGCAACACAATCCACATGTATTGGCTGTGATCATCCACCACAAGCATGAAGTACTCATTGCCGGACGGGGTTGCGGGTGAAATCGGACCGCATATATCGCCATGAACGAGCTCCAAAGCTTCACTTGCCTGATCCGTGGTTTCATGTGGGTACGGGGCACTCCGTTGCTTCTCGACAATACCTTCGCCGCAAGGCTTGTCCACGTGATCCACACACGGTAGACCGTGATCCATCACAATCTCCGTAGCCGGTGATGGAGGAGGTAGCTCCTCCTCGTCCTTCTGCTCGCATACTTCGAGCATCAGCATCATCGGTCCATCATCTCCTTCCTGGGCGATGAGAGCCCTTTCCTTCGGCTTCGGTAGTTTCCGGCAATCAACCTTGAAGTGACCGAGCTCGCCGCAGTTATGACATCTTACTTTCTTTATGTCAAACTTCCTCCTCGGCGGAGCATCATCCTCGTCCTCCCCTGCGATGTACTTTTTCGCTGGGCGAGAAGCTTCTTTATCACTTCTTCTGTCGTATGCCTTATCGCCCTTCTCTTTGGCGACCACCACCTGCCACTGGGCACGGGTAAGCATAACGTGCTCTTCCGGTACCACATCACCGTAGGTGATCTTCATCCGCTCGTCATGAGCCTTGAACCGTCCAACAAGATCATCCATCGTGAGAGTCTTGAGATCAACGCACTGCTCGATTGCCGAAACAACGGACAAGTAACGCGGCGGCGCCGCGCGAAGGAAACGCCTTACGATCGAGATCTCCTCGAGCTTCTCGTCGAGCGCGCGAATCCCATTGACCAATGTAGCGACCCTCGAAGCGAAGGCGTCCAGCGTCTCATCTTCTCCCATCTCCAGATTCTCGTACTTCTTCTGCAAGGTTTGTAGGGCCGCCTCGCGGACGCGCTCGTGACCAAGATTTAGCGTCTTGATCGTCTCCCACGCCTCCTTTGCAGATTTCTTCGAGATCAGGTGCTGCTTCACGTCCATCGGCATCACCGAGCAGATGGCCGTGAGTGCCTATCGGTCCTTGCGGTACTTCGACGCGCCCTTCTTgaactcgtcgccgcctggatcgACAGCCTCCCAGATTTCGTTGGACTCGAGCGCCCACATCATCGTGGTCGCCCACACCGTGTAGTTGTCGCGGATGTACTGCGGGTACTGCGTCGACACCGGCGCCGCAACGCCGGAATACTCGCCCACCTCCTTCGTCATGACCTCCCGTTACTAGGAGATCCTccacgaggctctgataccaattgttggccCAGCCCCAATCGCCGTGTACTTCCGGCGTAGACGAAGAAGTGATTCCGGCGAGACGACGTCCTGCGCACGTACAACAAACAAGCAAACCAATCTCACGATTTATCAATCAGACTAGTATGCACGTAAGTCACGAAAACGATGTATAGCCACAGGCCCGTATCGAGCCTGACTTTATTGATTCACGATGTGGTGGTTTACAAGTGCTGGTTACACGTATACTTATACACGGCTAACCTGACTCCTACTCGGTGGTGTACTCAGCGTCCAACACGGTACAAACCCAACACGACGCCGACCCGGTTCTAAATCCGGTTTAGACTCTCCTAGACGTATACGGAAACTACGACGCACACGACATCTTGCCGATGTCGAGAGTGATTAAACTAAGCAAGAAGAGTGAAGCACCCGCGGTTGATGCAACGGAGTATAGGAGTGTGGTCGGAAGTTTGAGGTATCTCGTGAACACAAGACCGGACTTGGCCTATTCCGTTGGCATTGTGAGTCGCTACATGGAAGCACCCACAACAGAACATTGGGCAGCGGTAAAACATATACTCAGGTACATCAAAGGGACAACTGACTATGGTGTTGTCTATTTGAAggagaaggggaaggtgaagatacTTGGCTATAGTGACAGCGACATGGCAGGCGATGTTGACGACCGTAAGAGTACCTCGGGCGTGGCATATTTCCTTGGAAATAGCATCGTAAGTTGGCTATCACAGAAGCAAAAGGTAGTTGCATTATCTTCCTGTGAAGCTGAGTATATAGCAGCTGCAACCGCGGCGTGTCAAGGTGTGTGGCTAGGAAGGCTACTCGGTGACCTCATGAACGAGGAAGCGGAAAGGGTGGTGCTCAATGTTGACAACAAGTCTACAATCTCATTGTGCAAGAATCCGGTGCACCATGACAGGAGTAAGCACATTGATACGAGGTATCACTACATACGGGAGTGTGTAGAGGAGAGCAAGATTGATGTCAACTATGTTCGCACCGATGATCAGCTTGCAGATATTCTGACCAAGTCTTTGGGTCGACTGAAGTTCTTGGAGATGCGACGAAGGATCGGCGTCCAAGCTGTGAAGACGAGCACATCGTGCTTAGGGGGGTGATTGTTAGAACTAATCACTCTCGACATCGGCAAGATGTCGTGTGCGTCGTAGTTTCCGTATACGTCTAGGAGAGTCTAAACCGGATTTAGAACCGGGTCGGCGTCGTGTTGGGTTTGTACCGTGTTGGACGCTGAGTACACCACCGAGTAGGAGTCAGGTTAGCCGTGTATAAGTATACGTGTAACCAGCACTTGTAAACCACCACATCGTGAATCAATAAAGTCAGGCTCGATACGGGCCTGTGGCTATACATCGTTTTCGTGACTTACGTGCATACTAGTCTGATTGATAAATCGTGAGATTGGTTTGCTTGTTTGTTGTACGTGCGCAGGACGTCGTCTCGCCGGAATCACTTCTTCGTCTACGCCGGAAGTACACGGCGATTGGGGCTGGGCCAACATCCGCATCGACCGCTTGGTAAGTGCCGCGTGAAAAGGAGCATCAGGATTCGGGTATCAGTTTGGAGAGATGTGTCTCTTCTACTACTCCGTAGTAGTCTTGACGTAGCCTTGAACTGCATCTATCCGTGAGGGCAGTGGCGGATCCAAGATATTTATCAAAATTGTACACACTTTATTAGCCCAGTCAATTTTTATTAAATTTTTAATCAAGTTTTTAGGTCCGCCACTGCattaggctgctcatagtggggagtaacttagactattaacatatgccatgttactagtctaggttactaccttcatactagtgggtagtaacttatatgtggtgtcatgcattgtatcatttattatgttgtagactcattttgtctTGGTGTgtatgatgttatggtaacatagctagttaccacctcactctctttcttcatttattcgcatgccatgtcaccaaaataccttgagatgtgtgatgttactagctatgttactcccactatgagcagtcttagggTATGGTCCGGTGTGACCTTGGCTTCCATGTTCCAACCAGTTCTCTTAAACTGTTAGGATTTCCGTGTGATGTAATAATGACATGGGTTTCCAATTGCACATATTAATAATGACATGGGTTTCCAATTGCACATATTAATAATGACATGGGTTTCCAATTGCACATATATGTGAAATTGTGCATCTATGTGGAATCGCACATATAAAAGTTTGCATGGGTTTCTAATTATACAAAATGCACAATTGCGCATATGCAACTACATGAACAAAAAAATGTATATGGTTTTCTAATTGCACACAAACGTGTAATTGCACATAAAGAAATAACATGGACTATCGAATCAATCATACTGAAAAACAGAAGAAAAAACAACTAAAAAATAGAAGCAGAGCAAGGCCTACATCGCATCTCCTAAAAATGAGCCCGTTAACAAAAATCCTACACCCACACAGATATAGCCACCCAACAAGAAAAGAGTAAAGTCCATTTTAAACCCTGAATTCATAGTCAAAGTACAAATTAAACCTCCAATTCTTAATCCCTGAAGTTATCACACTCAACTCTGTAATCCTGGCCATAGGGAGCAGCAATCAGTTTCCAGGCTAAGAAATCTGGGTGGCCACAATAGAAGTAAGATTGGCTGACTAAGCATTCCAACTATACTACGTTGCAAGCTCGGGGAAGGGAGAGCGGGCAGCCGGCCATCCACGAGTTCGCCGGGAGCGGGCGGGGCGGCCCTGGAGGCGTCCGTGACGGGGCGGGGTCGAGTTCGCCGAGGCGGGGCAGGGCGGGGCAGGGGCAGGCTGGGTCGAGTTCGCCGAGGTGGGGCAGGGCGGGGCAGGGGCGGCGAGGGGCAGGGCAGGGCAAGGTCGGCGCGGGGAAGGGCTTGGTCGGGGCAGagcagggcggcgcggggcgGGGCAGGCCAGGGCGGAGCCGGGTTGGGGTGGGGCTAGGCGGTGCAAGGCGGTGCGGGGCTTGCAAGCCGGcggctggaggaagaagaagaaggaggaggcaaGGAAAAAAAGAGAACTGTCATTTAGTGATATATTTAGGAATATGTCTTTTTACAGTTTTAGTTTACGGGTTCTAATCTGCACCGGCACTTTTTCGATCCGTAAACACAAGTTCAGTGAATTAAACTCGTATTTACAATTCTCATGTTTACGAACtccgttagagatgctctaaaagGAGAAAAATACTACAAGTGAACTCGACGGCGGAGCTGCGTTGGCAACCTGTCAACCCATGCTTTGGTGGAGTTTTACTACGACCTGCACACGACCTACCGTCAAGAACTGCTCATTGTGAAAAACTTGTACGGAGGAGTGGTAGTTGATGGGTTcgatgcatggaaaacaaaatttcctatcgcaaagacgaataaatccaagatccaatctatggaaaaacCAAGATATAATCTATgaaatcggagcaacgagatagatgagaactaaccctcgtagatccaaagccttaacgagatcagatctcgtggttcaCTACACCACAGCACTAGAACCTCAACTGATAAGTTGGTTGGGAAAGCCGCTTACGCCAACAGAAAGTTGGGCGGGGATTAGTTTTGCCGACCAACACTGTTGGTCATTGTAAGTCCAGTCGGCAAAGGTCTTTCCCGACCAACATTTCTTTGCCGACCGACGGTTCGACACCATGCCTAGAGCTTTCCCGACTGACGTTTTCTTTGCCGACCGACAACCTTTTCCCGACCAACATTTGTTTGCCAACCGAACTTCAGACGAGGTAAGTTTTCCCGACCAACTTTCCGTTAGCACGTGCCGTACAAAGCTTCCTTTCTAACAATCAGTCGGTGTTTCTTTTGTCGACCAACACTTGAGTAATTTAGATATATGAATGGCAAAATTCAATTTATTCTCATATTCCACACAATCATAAATGCATATCACACACCTGACTCTGATATAGATTAAATTCTTACAATACTATTGTTCATATGTTCTCTGCTGATTACAACATAGTCAACAAACATAGATAAGTTGTCACCGCATATAATCAGGTTTTACAAAATGGAAGCCAAATGACTACCATATAACCAGGTTTACAAAATGGAAGCAGATGACTACCAATATGACGAAGTTTACTCCATTACACAATTCATTCTATTGATGGGAAACGTCCAGGTACTTGGTGGTTTGCGGGAAAAGTTTATCATGATAATTCATATTAGAATGGGACACCTGCACATACAAGTACAGACAGATAAGATTACATTGTTACATACATTCTCAGTTTGCACAAACTAGTACAAATAGATAGGTTGCAAAAACAAATACAAGCAGGTACCCTACTCTCAGCAATATGTTGGACCCAAAACTACTATGCATATTATATGCACACAGCCAAACCAAAAAGAAGACTATCAAACAATTTTAGAACATTCCAGTAACCAGGATCATGAGTAATTTTTCACCAAATTTCAGTAACTACCAAAGTAGAGCCATGTTGGAGCATgaacaaaaaaaaatcatgttCAAGGCCACAAACATCACCCAGATCTTGTAGGAGGCTTGAGAAAAAAGAAACCAAAAGAAACACGACACGATTTTGCAACTTGATCTACAGTTGGATGCTAGTTTATGAATCAAACCATGCACCAATTTTTCTACAACTTGCTCTGAATAGCGCTCAGATTTTGACACTTCCAACTGATGTGTGTGCGTTatgatgtagacgatcgttctggtgctgcaatccggcagcacttccgtactcggtcgcatgtacggtgttgatgaagtccatcctctccctgttccagcgggtagcggaggtgtggtagatctcctcggaatcccagcagcacaacggcgtggtggtgttggaggaggAGAAATtgttgcagggcttcgccaagcctgtgcaggaggaaggaggagggagagagggggcggctagggtttggggaaggGTGTAGGTtgcgccccctgccccctcccctctttatataggggaggAGGTCGGTTTGGGGTGGCCCCCCACGCCCCCATCTAGGGTTATGGCCGGCGGCCAAGGGGGGAgtttccccccccccccaagttgacCCCCCCTAGGATTTTGGGAAAACCCTAGTGGGTTGGCCAACTTGGGCCTTAAGGGGCTATGTGCCTGGCCCATTAGGATTGGGTTGCACCCCCTCGGCTCATGTTGGCCCAATaatgcatcaaaggagaataccacaatattatgctttgtatgatggaaacaccACATGATTATTTCAATGGAATCTTATGCATTCTaatctatttgagacaagtcatgctacaacaataaatgctaagcatatgacaagaataacatccaacatgacatgccaaagtataTGCCACAGAATAGACAAGctttcttttgcatcactatagatatgaaacattttactcgtctccaacaccaatcaacttgttTGAAATAAATCTCAGAGATGAAAATcaatatgtgatacgtctccaacgtatcgataatttcttatgttccatgttactttattgatgatacctacatgttttatgcatactttatgtcatatttatgcattttccggcactaacctattaacgagatgccgaagagccagttgctgttttctgctgtttttggtttcagaaatcctagtaaggaaatattctcggaattggacgaaatcaacgcccaggatcttatttttccacgaagcttccagaacaccgcgggagaaacgaagtggggcgacgaggcggtgatacgcgtacagcacacgtccgttgggaaacctaagaggaaggtgtgatgctacagcggcaagttttccctcagtatgaaacaaaggtttaatcgaaccagtaggagccaagaagcacgttgaaggttgatggcggcgagatgtagtgcggcgcaacaccagggattccggcgccaacgtggaacctgcacaacacaaaccaagtactttgccccaacaaaacaatgaggttgtgaatctcaccggcttgctgtaacaaaggattaaatgtatagtgtgaatgatgattgtttacagagaatagtagaacaattgcagttgattgtatttcagatgtaaagaatggaccggggtccacagttcactagaggtgtctctcccataagataaatagcatgttgggtgaacaaattacagttgggcaattgacaaatagagagggcatgaccatgcacatacatgatatgatgagtattgtgatatttaattgggcattacgacaaagtacatagaccgctatccagcatgcatctatgcctaaaaattccaccttcaggttatcatccgaaccccttccagtattaagttgaaaacaacagacaattgcattaagtatggtgcgtaatgtaatcgataactacatcctcggacatagcatcaatgttttatccctagtggcaacagcacatccataatcttagaggtttctctcactcccccagattcacggagacatgaacccactatcgagcataaatactccctcttggagttactagcatcaacttggccagagcctctactaataacggagagcatgcaagatcataaacaacacatagatataaattgataatcaacataacatagtattctctattcatcggatcccaacaaacacaacatatagcattacagatagatgatcttgatcatgttaggcagctcacaagatccgacaatgaagcataatgaggagaagacaaccatctagctactgctatggacccatagtccaggggtgaactactcactcatcactccggaggcgaccatggcgatgtagagtcctccgggagatgaatcccctctccggcagggtgccggaggcgatctcctgaatccccagagatgggattggcggcggcggcgtctctggaaggttttccttatcgtggctctcggtactgggggtttcgcgacgaaggctatttgtaggcggaagggcaggtcagggggccacacgaggggcccaggagacaggtcggcgtggccaagacctgggccgcgccgccctatcgtctggccgcctcgtggccccacttcgttgactctccgg
It includes:
- the LOC139833518 gene encoding uncharacterized protein codes for the protein MPMDVKQHLISKKSAKEAWETIKTLNLGHERVREAALQTLQKKYENLEMGEDETLDAFASRVATLVNGIRALDEKLEEISIVRRFLRAAPPRYLSVVSAIEQCVDLKTLTMDDLVGRFKAHDERMKITYGDVVPEEHVMLTRAQWQVVVAKEKGDKAYDRRSDKEASRPAKKYIAGEDEDDAPPRRKFDIKKVRCHNCGELGHFKVDCRKLPKPKERALIAQEGDDGPMMLMLEVCEQKDEEELPPPSPATEIVMDHGLPCVDHVDKPCGEGIVEKQRSAPYPHETTDQASEALELVHGDICGPISPATPSGNEYFMLVVDDHSQYMWIVLLKSKDQGLQAFKKIKEAGGVKARAKRKTLRIDRGGELKHKVVAMARSMMESKGLPGKFWGEAVNTAVYLLNRAPTRSMVGGTPYEAWYGRKPSVDHLRTFGCVAHVKTVSGHKRSLAGRSTPMIMTGYEEGSKAYRLCNPSTNKVVVTCDVVFEEDLSWIWDSTEPDEMFTVVCSELHVDDQGTRFGGDTDTRKMSSDADGDSSPRRSAASGSKERGRGSNPGGSPPGGPIVELHGSPARTEQDPGPARGRKQVVHVRNQGQKGASLGRKITLDQLLLKSQAARPASRKELLQA